In Streptomyces violaceusniger Tu 4113, one DNA window encodes the following:
- a CDS encoding MoaD/ThiS family protein has translation MAMKNTPAGTIRYWAAARAAAGTAEEPYAARTLAEALDVARERHTARPEFARVLLRCSFLVDGTPVGTRDHKTIQLAEGGTVEVLPPFAGG, from the coding sequence ATGGCGATGAAGAACACGCCCGCCGGGACCATCCGGTACTGGGCCGCCGCCCGCGCCGCGGCCGGTACCGCGGAGGAGCCGTACGCCGCGCGGACACTGGCGGAGGCGCTCGATGTGGCCCGGGAGCGGCACACCGCGCGGCCGGAGTTCGCGCGGGTACTGCTGCGCTGTTCGTTCCTGGTCGACGGAACCCCGGTCGGCACCCGCGACCACAAGACGATCCAACTCGCCGAGGGCGGCACGGTCGAGGTGCTCCCACCGTTCGCAGGAGGGTGA
- a CDS encoding ABC transporter ATP-binding protein, whose amino-acid sequence MLVRLIRAYLRPYTRTITLIVLLQLVQTLATLYLPALNADIIDGGVVKGDTGYIVRVGGLMIAVTFVQIVCAAGAVYFSARTSMALGRDVRAAVFDRVQSFSAREMGHFGAPSLITRTTNDVQQVQMLCLMAFTLMVSAPIMCVGGVVMALNEDVPLSGLLLLIVPALGVVVTLIVRRMRPLFRHVQDRIDTVNRVLREQITGIRVIRAFVRDTHERDRFTTANAGLMDVSLRAGRLMSLMFPAVMLVVNVSSVAVVWFGGHRIDSGGMQIGALTAFLSYLAQILSSVMMATFMFMMVPRAEVCAERVQEVLDTETSVVPPLVPVTAAPADAGRGLLELRGVEFRFPGADEPVLRDISLIARPGRTTAVIGSTGSGKSTLLGLVPRLFDATDGSVHLDGVDVRDLDPEVMTRNVGLVPQKPYLFAGTVASNLRYGNPDATDEELWRALETAQAREFVESMEAGLDAPIAQGGTNVSGGQRQRLAIARALVRRPSVYLFDDSFSALDYATDARLRAALVDETENATVVIVAQRVSTIRGADLIVVLDAGRIVGAGTHGELMAGNETYREIVLSQLTEQEAA is encoded by the coding sequence GTGCTGGTACGACTGATACGGGCATATCTGAGGCCCTATACCCGAACGATCACGCTGATCGTTTTATTGCAGCTGGTGCAGACCCTCGCCACCCTCTACCTCCCCGCGCTGAACGCGGACATCATCGACGGCGGAGTGGTGAAGGGCGACACCGGCTACATCGTCCGTGTCGGCGGGCTGATGATCGCCGTCACGTTTGTTCAGATCGTGTGCGCCGCGGGAGCCGTCTACTTCAGCGCCCGTACGTCCATGGCGCTCGGCCGCGATGTGCGCGCCGCCGTCTTCGACCGGGTGCAGTCCTTCTCCGCCCGTGAGATGGGCCACTTCGGGGCGCCGTCCCTGATCACCCGCACCACCAACGATGTGCAGCAGGTGCAGATGCTGTGCCTGATGGCGTTCACGCTGATGGTCTCGGCCCCGATCATGTGCGTCGGCGGTGTGGTCATGGCGCTCAACGAGGACGTTCCGCTGTCGGGGCTGCTCCTGCTCATCGTTCCGGCCCTGGGCGTGGTCGTCACGCTCATCGTCCGCCGGATGCGGCCGCTGTTCCGCCATGTCCAGGACCGCATCGACACGGTCAACCGGGTCCTGCGCGAGCAGATCACCGGTATCCGGGTCATCCGCGCCTTCGTCCGCGACACCCATGAGCGCGACCGCTTCACCACCGCCAACGCCGGGCTGATGGACGTCTCGCTGCGGGCCGGGCGGCTGATGTCGCTGATGTTCCCCGCCGTGATGCTGGTGGTGAACGTCTCCAGCGTGGCCGTCGTCTGGTTCGGCGGGCACCGGATCGACAGCGGCGGGATGCAGATCGGCGCGCTGACCGCGTTCCTCAGCTATCTGGCGCAGATTCTGTCGTCCGTGATGATGGCCACCTTCATGTTCATGATGGTGCCGAGGGCCGAGGTGTGCGCCGAGCGCGTACAGGAGGTGCTGGACACCGAGACCAGTGTCGTACCGCCCCTCGTGCCCGTCACGGCCGCGCCCGCCGACGCCGGACGAGGGCTGCTGGAGCTGCGGGGCGTGGAGTTCCGCTTCCCCGGCGCCGACGAGCCGGTGCTGCGCGACATCTCGCTGATCGCCCGGCCCGGCCGGACCACCGCCGTCATCGGCTCCACCGGCAGCGGCAAGTCGACCCTGCTCGGGCTCGTGCCGCGGCTGTTCGACGCGACCGACGGCAGCGTCCACCTCGACGGGGTGGACGTGCGCGACCTCGACCCGGAGGTGATGACCCGGAACGTCGGGCTCGTCCCGCAGAAGCCGTATCTCTTCGCCGGAACCGTCGCCTCGAACCTGCGGTACGGCAATCCCGACGCCACCGACGAGGAGCTGTGGCGGGCCCTGGAGACCGCCCAGGCACGGGAGTTCGTGGAGTCCATGGAGGCCGGGCTCGACGCCCCCATCGCCCAGGGCGGGACGAATGTGTCCGGCGGGCAGCGGCAGCGGCTGGCCATTGCCCGGGCCCTGGTCCGCAGGCCGTCCGTCTACCTCTTCGACGATTCCTTCTCCGCGCTCGACTACGCCACCGACGCCCGGCTGAGGGCGGCGCTCGTGGACGAGACGGAGAACGCGACG